CTCAGGCCGATCATCAACAGGAAGCTCAGACAAAGCACCACTACCGTAGGATGGGCGTTCACGAAGTTGGTCAGCGGCTTCGACGCCAGCAGCATGATGCCCATGGCGATCACAACCGCGGTCATCATCACCGGCAGATGGTTCACCATGCCGACAGCGGTGATCACCGCATCCAGCGAGAAGACGGCGTCCAGCACCACAATCTGAATCACCACAGCCCAGAAGCTGGCGTAGCTCTTATTGCCGTCACCTTCAAGCTGGCGGTTTTCCAGCCGCTCATGCAGCTCCATGGTCGCCTTGAACAGCAGGAAAATACCGCCCAGCAGCAGGATCAGATCGCGGCCGGCGAAGCTGAATTGCGCGACGCTAAACAGCGGCCTGGTCAGCGTTACCATCCAGGAGATCAACGACAGCAGGCCGAGCCGCATCAGCAGCGCCAGCGACAGGCCGATCAGACGCGCTTTATCGCGCTGCTTCGGCGGCAGCTTATCCGCCAGAATAGCGATAAACACCAAGTTATCGATACCCAGCACGATCTCCAGAACAATCAACGTCAGCAGACCGGCCCAAATCGAAGGGTCTAAGAGAAATTCCATTACAGACTCCGAAAAAAGCAACAGGAAAACCGGACGCCGGGTTCAGTAACCGTAGCGCGGCAGGAAAGAGAAGCAGAGCAGAAAGTGACGCCGAAAGGCGTTAAGAAACAAGCCGGATGACCCGGTGGCGTGGATAAGCAACTTCGGTGACAGTCCATAGGGAGGGCTGAGGCCCATTACTCCTGTAGTTAAAAAGAGAAGCAGATTTTAACAGCAGCCACAGGGTCGTCAAAAGGATTCGTTAAAATTAACAAAAATTTACGTTTCCCATTCCCTGCATTTTCAATTATTTCGTATCGAAATGGTAAGGCTGTAAATAACTGAGGCGGGTCACATAATTTATTTTTTTACTTACTAAAATAAATCGCGAAGTCATCTTTCCGTCGTCGGATAAATAAAAAGAACCGTTCCGCCGACGACGTGGCGGCTACGCGCAACGCGCCTGCATTTAGCTTAGTCCAGATGACAGCGTTGGCGAGTCGGTTATGCATCCGGGTCGCTCAATATTGAAAACGGAGGTAGCAAGTGACTATTGCTATTGTAATTGGCACACACGGTTGGGCGGCGGAGCAACTGCTCAAAACCGCCGAGATGCTATTAGGCGAACAGCAAAACGTCGGCTGGATCGATTTCGTGCCGGGCGAAAATGCCGAGACCCTGATTGAAAAATACCATGCGCGCCTCGCTGAGCTGGATACCAGCAAGGGCGTACTTTTCCTGGTCGATACCTGGGGCGGCAGCCCGTTTAATGCCGCCAGCCGTATCGTTGTCGATAAAGCGCAGCACGAGGTAATTGCCGGGGTCAACATCCCGATGCTGGTGGAAACCCTGATGGCGCGCGACGACGAGCCCGCCTTTGACGAACTGATCGCCGTGGCGGTGGAGGCGGGTCGCGAAGGCGTCAAAGCGTTAAAAGCGAAAGCGCCAGAACCCACCCCTGCTCCCGCCGCCCCTCCCCGTCAGGCGACGCCGCAGGCGCCGTTGGGCCCTGACGATCATATGAAAATCGGCCTGGTGCGCATTGATGACCGTTTGATCCACGGTCAGGTGGCAACGCGCTGGACCAAAGAAACCAACGTATCGCGCATCATCGTCGTCAGCGATGAGGTCGCCGCCGATAAGGTGCGTAAAACGTTACTGACCCAGGTGGCGCCGCCCGGCGTCAGCGCGCACGTGGTTGATGTCGATAAGATGGTGCGCGTCTGGAATAACCCGAAATATGCCCGCGATCGCGTCATGCTGCTGTTTACCAACCCTACCGATGTGGTGCGCGTGGTGGAACAGGGCGTGGAAATAAAATCGGTCAATATCGGCGGCATGGCTTTCCGCCAGGGGAAAACGCAGGTCAACAACGCCGTTTCGGTCGACGCCAAAGATATCGAGGCGTTTAAAACACTAAACGCGCGCGGCATCGAACTGGAGGTTCGCAAAGTCTCCAACGATCCCCGGCTGAAGATGATGGATCTGATCGCCAAAGTCCACGCCTGACCCACCGCTTTACTTATCGCCTGATGCGTCAGGTTTCATGCAGTTTTACTTTGTCACAGGAGAAGTGCAATGGAAGTCACCACTCTACAAATTGCGCTGGTATTTATTGTCGCCTGTATTGCGGGTGTCGAATCGATACTCGATGAGTTTCAGTTTCACCGGCCGCTGGTTGCCTGTACGTTGATCGGCGCGGTGCTGGGCGATATGAAAACCGGCATTATTATCGGCGGGACGCTGGAAATGATCGCGCTTGGCTGGATGAATATCGGCGCGGCAGTCGCGCCTGACGCCGCGCTGGCGTCCATCATTTCCACCATTCTGGTTATCGCCGGCGGGCAGAGCATCGGCGCCGGTATTGCGCTGGCGATTCCACTGGCGGCGGCCGGCCAGGTGCTGACCATTATCGTGCGCACCATCACCGTCGCTTTCCAGCACGCGGCGGATAAAGCGGCGGAGAAAGGCAATCTGTCCGCCATCTCCTGGATCCACGTGACCGCGCTTATCCTGCAGGCGATGCGTATCGCTATTCCGGCAGTGATCGTGGCGGTCTCCGTCGGCACCGATGCGGTACAAAGCATGCTGAGCGCCATTCCGGAAGTGGTGACCGGCGGCCTGAATATCGCTGGCGGCATGATTGTGGTGGTGGGTTACGCGATGGTCATCAATATGATGCGCGCGGGCTACCTGATGCCGTTTTTCTACCTGGGCTTCGTCACCGCCGCCTTTACCGACTTTAACCTGGTCGCGCTGGGCGTGATCGGCGTGGTAATGGCTGCACTCTATATTCAGCTCAGCCCGAAATATAACCGTGCCGCCGGCGGCGCTGCGCCAGCCGCAGGCCCTGCTCATAACGATCTGGATAACGAATTAGATTAAGGGGTGTGAAAAATGGTAGATACCACTGCATCAACGGCGAAAAAACTCACGCCCGGCGACGTGCGTAGCGTCTTTCTGCGCTCTAACCTGTTTCAGGGATCATGGAACTTTGAACGTATGCAGGCGCTGGGATTTTGCTTCTCCATGGTACCGGCGATCCGTCGTCTGTACCCGGAAAACAATGAGGAGCGCCGCCAGGCGATCAAACGTCATCTGGAGTTCTTTAATACCCATCCCTATCCGGCCGCGCCAATTTTAGGCGTGACGCTGGCAATGGAGGAGCAGCGTGCCAATGGCGCGCCGATCGACGACGGGGCGATTAACGGCATTAAGGTGGGGCTGATGGGGCCGCTGGCCGGCGTCGGCGACCCGATTTTCTGGGGCACCATGCGTCCGGTATTCGCGGCGCTGGGCGCGGGCATCGCCATGAGCGGCAGCCTGTTGGGGCCGGTGCTGTTCTTCGTGCTGTTTAACGTGGTGCGCCTGCTGTTCCGCTATTACGGCGTGGCGTACGGCTATAAAAAAGGGGTCGACATCGTTAACGATATGGGCGGCGGCTTTCTGCAAAAGCTGACGGAAGGGGCATCAATTCTTGGCCTGTTTGTCATGGGGGCGCTGGTTAACAAGTGGACGCATGTCAATATTCCGCTGGTGGTGTCACGCATCACCGACCAGACCGGGAAAACCACTGTCACCACCGTACAGTCGATTCTCGATCAGCTGATGCCGGGCTGGTGCCGCTGCTGCTCACCTTCGCCTGTATGTGGCTGCTGCGGCGTAAAGTGAACGCGCTGTGGATTATCATCGGCTTTTTCGCCATCGGTATTTTTGGTTACTGGATCGGCCTGCTGGGCCTGTAGTGACAACGGAAGATGGCCGGTCGCCTGCGGCGGCGGGCCATTTTTTTATCCGCCCGGCGCCGTTCGTTATCCAACGCCGGGCCGCTTACCTGAAGGAATCGCCATGTCGCTGACTGATGCCGCCATCCTGCTGTTTATCGCCCTGCTGCTGCTGTATGCCGTTTACGATCAGTGGATTATGCCGCGTCGTCACGGTGCCACGCGCCTGCGGGTTCCTTTGCAACGACGCGGTAAGGCGGACAGCCTGATTTTTATCGGTCTGATAATGATTCTTATTTATAATAATGTGTCACATCAGGGCGCGGTGATAACCACCACACTGTTGCTGGCGTTAATCCTGGTGGCGATTTATCTCTTCTGGATCCGTACGCCGCTCTTATTGTTGAAAGACCATGGCTTTTTCTTCGCCAATGTCTGGATTAATTATGACCGTATAAAAGGTATGAATTTATCCGAGGATGGCGTTCTGGTTATTCAACTTGAACAAAAACCCCTGCTTGTTCGGGTAAAACAGCTTGACGATCTGGAAAGGATTTATCAAACAATGCTGGATAATCAATAAGATAAAATATAGCCAATGGCATATTCATAAGGCTATATTTGACTCAGAAATAGCCGGCATTGTTTATCTTTTTACCATTCCCTTAACATCGTCGGGCTTATTTTTTACCGCTGCTTAGCATCCCGCCGGCGCTTATCCGTACACTATTTCCGCCATTATCAATTTATTTTGACACCAAATGATAATGTGGTAAGGTGAGCGCCGTTATTGGGGAGTAGCCGATTTCTGTTAATACAGAAATGCACCTGTCAACATACTCGTTGTTAATTCAACGTGGCATGTGCGACCGTTTACGGTAGGCGAGACCATTGACCGATGTGCCTGTCTGGTTGGGAAGGTGCATTTGGTTATGGTATTCCCGGCCGAGGTTACGACTTCGATGAACTTTTCCGCTCTGCTTATTCTGTCGTTTGGCATGTCTATGGACGCGTTTGCCGTCGCTATCGGTAAAGGCGCCGCCCTGCAGCGTCCG
This DNA window, taken from Mixta gaviniae, encodes the following:
- a CDS encoding DUF986 family protein, whose amino-acid sequence is MSLTDAAILLFIALLLLYAVYDQWIMPRRHGATRLRVPLQRRGKADSLIFIGLIMILIYNNVSHQGAVITTTLLLALILVAIYLFWIRTPLLLLKDHGFFFANVWINYDRIKGMNLSEDGVLVIQLEQKPLLVRVKQLDDLERIYQTMLDNQ
- a CDS encoding PTS mannose/fructose/sorbose transporter subunit IIC — encoded protein: MEVTTLQIALVFIVACIAGVESILDEFQFHRPLVACTLIGAVLGDMKTGIIIGGTLEMIALGWMNIGAAVAPDAALASIISTILVIAGGQSIGAGIALAIPLAAAGQVLTIIVRTITVAFQHAADKAAEKGNLSAISWIHVTALILQAMRIAIPAVIVAVSVGTDAVQSMLSAIPEVVTGGLNIAGGMIVVVGYAMVINMMRAGYLMPFFYLGFVTAAFTDFNLVALGVIGVVMAALYIQLSPKYNRAAGGAAPAAGPAHNDLDNELD
- the manX gene encoding PTS mannose transporter subunit IIAB, which codes for MTIAIVIGTHGWAAEQLLKTAEMLLGEQQNVGWIDFVPGENAETLIEKYHARLAELDTSKGVLFLVDTWGGSPFNAASRIVVDKAQHEVIAGVNIPMLVETLMARDDEPAFDELIAVAVEAGREGVKALKAKAPEPTPAPAAPPRQATPQAPLGPDDHMKIGLVRIDDRLIHGQVATRWTKETNVSRIIVVSDEVAADKVRKTLLTQVAPPGVSAHVVDVDKMVRVWNNPKYARDRVMLLFTNPTDVVRVVEQGVEIKSVNIGGMAFRQGKTQVNNAVSVDAKDIEAFKTLNARGIELEVRKVSNDPRLKMMDLIAKVHA